In Gossypium arboreum isolate Shixiya-1 chromosome 5, ASM2569848v2, whole genome shotgun sequence, a single genomic region encodes these proteins:
- the LOC128292649 gene encoding uncharacterized protein LOC128292649: MPYFNESMDSGARNKRIHENKVSTGKEIADFIKSYIKKISGFEQKKTGKRDYSRKWQRPPHNFFKINFDGAFNERQNKSASGIVARNQEGRVLVSRLELHHGITSVFTAEAIACWKAVQTRHSIIIEGDSLTIIRKCRTQDQDRSLIATYIHDIQQENKKANIIRFNHTPRQTNTLAHTIATETLKRKEEVYLEMKVPTYAEDQARREWEREPD; the protein is encoded by the exons ATGCCCTATTTCAATGAAAGTATGGACAGC GGCGCTAGAAATAAAAGAATCCATGAAAACAAGGTTAGCACTGGTAAGGAAATCGCAGACTTCATCAAAAGCTACATAAAAAAGATTTCTGGTTTTGAGCAAAAGAAAACAGGGAAAAGAGATTATAGTAGAAAATGGCAGCGCCCACCTCATAATTTTTTCAAGATTAACTTCGACGGTGCGTTCAATGAGAGGCAGAACAAGTCGGCATCAGGTATAGTAGCCAGGAATCAGGAAGGAAGAGTCCTAGTATCACGCTTAGAGCTTCATCACGGGATTACCTCAGTTTTTACTGCTGAAGCAATAGCATGTTGGAAAGCAGTTCAAACAAGGCATTCAATCATTATAGAAGGAGATTCCCTCACAATAATCAGAAAATGTAGAACCCAAGATCAGGATCGGTCATTGATAGCGACATATATCCATGATATACAGCAGGAGAATAAAAAAGCGAACATAATCAGATTCAATCACACACCGAGACAAACGAATACCCTCGCTCATACCATCGCAACTGAAACTCTAAAGAGGAAAGAGGAAGTATACTTGGAAATGAAAGTCCCTACTTATGCTGAAGACCAAGCGAGGCGTGAATGGGAACGGGAACCAGATTGA